The DNA region CGGAGACGCTGTATGATGAGGAGGGCCGCGCAGGGCTTGCTGCGCCCCAGATCGGGATTTTGCGCCGATTGTTGGTCATGGATTGCGGCGAAGGGCTGATCGAGCTCATCAACCCTGAAATCGTGGAGATGGACGGGGAGCAGACGGGACCCGAAGCGTGCCTGTCCTATCCGGGGTATTACGGATATGTGAAGCGGGCGGACCACGTAAAGGTGAAGACGCTCAATCGGCAGGGCGAGACGGTCATTCTGGAAGGAGAGGGCTATCTGGCCCGGTGCATGCAGCATGAGATTGACCATTTGAACGGAATCCTGTTTGTCGATCACGTTCAAGACGGCTGGCTGTATCATGAAGAGACGAACCGCAGAATCGAGCTGCTGCCCGTGATCAGGCTGACCAATTCGGGGGTTGTATAAATAGAATAAGCATGTTTCTAAGCAATGGATTCAAGATGATGACTGTTGGTTATATGGACAGGAGTCATCTTTTTTTAGGCTATACCTGGTTTTCGGTGATCATGTTGACGGCAGATCGAATACGTGCTACAATTATCTTAAATTAAAGATATATGAATTAGAAATAATAAATCGTTGTCGTGTTGTACACACTGCCTAACATATGAGATGGAGGAATAGAAACCATGAATGGATTAAAAGGAATACATCATGTCACAGCCATAACCAGCAGCGCCGAGAAGAACTATGAGTTCTTCACATATGTCCTGGGGATGCGCCTTGTGAAGAAGACGGTCAATCAGGATGATATCCAGACGTACCACTTGTTCTTTGCCGATGATACGGGAAGCCCGGGAACGGATATGACGTTCTTCGATTTTCCCGGCATCCGGAAGGGCACGCACGGAACCGATGAGATCTACAGAACCTCGTTCCGCGTGCCGAGCGATGCGGCGCTGGAATACTGGGTGAAGCGGTTTGACCGGATGAAGGTGAAGCACCAAGGCATTCAAGAGCTTTTCGGCAAAAAAAGACTCTCTTTCGTCGACTTCGACGATCAGCAGTATCAGCTTGTGTCCGATGAATTGAACGAAGGCATCGCCTCCGGCACGCCTTGGCAAAAGGGCCCGATTCCGCTGGAATACGCCATTACCGGACTTGGACCGATCTTCGTCAGGGTCTCCAATTTCGAGTACTTCAAGGAAATGATGGAGAAGGTTCTGGAATTCAAAGAGATAGCGAAGGAAGGCTCGCTTCATCTGTTCGAAGTTGGCGAAGGCGGCAATGGCGCCCAAGTGATCGTAGAGTACAATGCCGTGCTTCCACGGGCCCAGCAGGGATTCGGCACGGTCCACCATGCGGCCTTCCGGGTAGAGGACCGGTCGGTCCTGGAGCATTGGATTCAACGCCTGGACCAATTCCAGTTCCATACCTCCGGCTTCGTCGACCGGTACTTCTTCCAATCGCTCTATGCCCGCGTCGCTCCGCAAATCCTGTTCGAATTCGCCACAGACGGCCCAGGCTTTATGGGCGACGAACCGTATGAGACCCTGGGCGAGAAGCTGTCCCTGCCGCCGTTCCTTGAACCTCAGCGGGAGCAGA from Paenibacillus ihbetae includes:
- the def gene encoding peptide deformylase gives rise to the protein MAVKPIVPFGDPILRKTARPVEAVNARTLKILDDLAETLYDEEGRAGLAAPQIGILRRLLVMDCGEGLIELINPEIVEMDGEQTGPEACLSYPGYYGYVKRADHVKVKTLNRQGETVILEGEGYLARCMQHEIDHLNGILFVDHVQDGWLYHEETNRRIELLPVIRLTNSGVV
- a CDS encoding ring-cleaving dioxygenase, with the translated sequence MNGLKGIHHVTAITSSAEKNYEFFTYVLGMRLVKKTVNQDDIQTYHLFFADDTGSPGTDMTFFDFPGIRKGTHGTDEIYRTSFRVPSDAALEYWVKRFDRMKVKHQGIQELFGKKRLSFVDFDDQQYQLVSDELNEGIASGTPWQKGPIPLEYAITGLGPIFVRVSNFEYFKEMMEKVLEFKEIAKEGSLHLFEVGEGGNGAQVIVEYNAVLPRAQQGFGTVHHAAFRVEDRSVLEHWIQRLDQFQFHTSGFVDRYFFQSLYARVAPQILFEFATDGPGFMGDEPYETLGEKLSLPPFLEPQREQIEQLVRPIDTVRSTKELVKE